The following coding sequences lie in one Takifugu rubripes chromosome 8, fTakRub1.2, whole genome shotgun sequence genomic window:
- the xirp2a gene encoding xin actin-binding repeat-containing protein 2 isoform X2, producing the protein MFEKPAEATTEVTALLSRTTTSSSRIQADPPADPTMAFCVDTTSSVGSTGRSGRPQDWSVDHQQPEPVSVKERLAMYQAAVSKNESNSSTSATMMDESEACSLPGGLASVKRQFENQEFASSSSHSSVSQLQFEQRSFQEKRSSSSQVTVRSCARDAVPTTALFHDQQEMIQDERVHHNNVAATYGNHCNETVMLVGGEDLPNVSAQALKQQYEKTIEEAASAKEIKVDLDFDQFQWVPLNTSKSSVTNYETSAASKTTMASSFTSGSAAAHEEVEHFPPPPAHVLQETLQSSASRSQEPASQHRQAINREQHFKSKGKAELKRLYKHIHPEVRKNLEADYLSELGEAEMECEEMGDVQQACYMFENDCNSPCSSPDRDSVEWEEILKGEVQSVRWMFENKPLDTIKDESPDESEGKSIAHQEIIAGKDVKYTAWIFETQPMDALGTDTAGEAEESQKSAAMARGDVRTATWLFETQPLDCLNKIYHEDEQEADVVVTRDIAGGDVKTARYLFETQHLDSLGKTETIKESHFLNLKSELEEIKGDVKTTTRKFETQPMCVIRGDSGEMLEVTTVRREETEKGDVKTSRWMFETQPLDMINKDPAKVKLICGISMEDSVECGVNRGTWLFETKTLDTINDEEWESSRKQKEEIIGADVKKHCQVFETQPMDTLKDNANARPVTTEEIVGGDVRSAKHLFESAPAENLKDLLEVGKLKKMVTSEEEKGDVRHQKWVFESQPLENIREEKKEIIRTVNVEALDKGDVTNYKERFEGMDLSKCEGTQRIHVEGVTSGSVKSNRELFESTPMYAMQDSSGRYHELKTVRREEIVKGDVHSCRWMFETRPIDEFDESIDKFQIIKGISKQEVQSGDVKTAKWLFETQQLDAIKYFNNFEDEEHEIKEGTEIEKGDVKTCRWLFETRPLDGLYDKVEKNEADIEEVAKGDVKTCTWLFETQTLDNIRDHTESETILKTCTVKEEDIQGKDVRLARFLFETENLENITGEDSSSFRKVTEINIQSGDVSRMKYIFENRSSDIMSSTSEETMQRLKLQQAEDIQRGNVVNCTWMFENQPMDEIREEARDVRTVTDVQGGDVDKGRFIFETYSLDQIKEESSDMSKLTSIFRDEREKGDVKNYTMMFENQPLYAIRDKEGHYHEVTTVTKEEIMRGDVVGARWLFETKPLDSIRDSEEVYVINSVTEEGINKGDVSSARWKFETQPLDEITDEIKVRSKTVADIQGGDVKSNKERFESDEMSQKYIRTVSVSEIHKGDVRSATWMFETRTIDEIHGKGVEYDGMETVTKEEVMKGDVKQSVWLFEKQPLDSIKDSDGTEIVVTKEEIPQADVKTTTWLFETTPFHDFNETKAEQKEIIGKSIKETLEELYCQKMVDSQGILIEADEIGDVRMAKYKLMNQEAPQIQKEEIIRGDLSNIMMNLLTRREISEKGITIDKEERGNVNNTVKQLLNQERGINIEKEEIIAGDIQEAISSLLRNEGSSKHGILIQEDEKGDVKMTVYSLLNKGETTCVEKEDIIHGNVSRTLHRLLSSTAEDECKKIRVGDMERGNVSFYSTCIESGALDYLKQLQCEPDESQEKVEKECIIGGDIEGTKILLRKNQQEIGRTVAEDDIVPGDVHNTVKVFITEPAVTYKNLEKQDIVKGDLCAALDSLTQAINQKVVIEKEQVVKGDIPSTLKCLEEAQHQAKEMEKPEIVRGDIRGALQSLEKSVSSSVEATIEDLVAGDVKGTLKSLEEAKKVVKEVEKEDIVKGDILTAMQSLHELSSEKKLYQHQVSEQGDVKGTIQLLLEPTTTDGGETTQVEKEEVVKGDVQGAIKCLMQRKQHSNPKRMHPPKKAKVPVRNPSTVKQVGHEYLHEAKSESVAGNPAPAVKNLSQSSESHEHTQRHNERKSVKTQVTTQEDCAVTIAKAHNTTGVSQKKSIKEEQLKAPPPQKIQVAKRIAGKNKPIPIHDQMQSKSTDGNLVQEVQNTSQMNISNKQICETKTVKQVQTTVIEKSVRHKENVTVSEQMSQKHTEKKAFTQKQSFKNMKSEYRNLDMMRKGVITEPKPEINFPPPPSSPPPPSESELSLPPPPPPMLESPTSSQPSTMRQDIDLPPPPPPLPMEGEVEFFPPPPPTLSEDFLPPPPSQQELNAMPRLTPTKPASRPLFKVPQPPETQKQPVHCTPKWQRKQPTPALSQLRSDQASTTSTVCKKETKVEEKKESVQQIETVNQTESEVVTKNTPVAKPVQGKSPKPPKKVFVPPIKLPPTPEPVPASKPRPYACKFKTPLMLAEERYRQQKMEKEKTETSTVTTPISPPINILPCAASADLCAAQNTEKDVVTEVTKAAMEETKTVSRGAISAQEMLTKKAASQIPMSKPLTAPANKKSVPASSSVSVDKKHISSEQSCEKTLTSADVKKCQTTPENQPVLSPHYEVSNNDVHSSSSVVTSSVSEQQRFIKKSSTKSITAAQSTVLENGLFQSQAQKSEDTQNTNLPLTHQGKISSSQSQPSKIPKVTPSFKVKTFKVPTEKKEDKCGILGQKESVKSLIHLQQGKCSVTQRTDTKVNVENSQVTSASAELKPEMKLNKKSQMTLPIKEAELELHVKKGMQVSKNETKANPSPSVTALIPKMAKITNAAAHQGHSHVSVSHSQQSMKTEHKEVAVTERVVQQEHQRQEAVQMHTRQITLQAAESNKMQIKAAKSKDGPKEMSLKGKGKIVRKDRVNSEEITDLEKYNVIQNLLKHIEELEGTPGKVDPSTVMMIITQIPDWVMGLEEKKNLSEIAKKQSNKKLKEMMGYVKRIVQAKLPVLADNLTAMENQETEQEKPLPPPPAPLTLEKKVLSGATLSKSSIGSSKTEIKVLEEKQSLQQCRVHQQADPTVSSPLMSIRSPSPTFISIESRKVDSPVRSTPPPYKSVGTPPPRKSFTPTPSFSRATPSPTLSRSEKPMKPKDSAANVSHGVTPPPPVVVLEPFVADTEQSMTFGHRETHAEENEQERTDVSEMVDSMATVKDKKSFFEEAQKAEVNKVYIRKDPIDIPERLAPDIEEGNVPIDLLKEDLPRVDLSKLVNRFESPQPQVYTRKEPIVISERLGSDTEDAETNPQTPRTEDVPMFTVKAIKDVFETGEHSSQAARDLREQIERRESESVYSEPAGHSETTAVNEHFCSIDDFGNITRGARNAVHSGTSLTHVNPPSYADVVRGNVEAVPADASTEELLRNFQQSWAQSQGVFQNLGFSVTEQRTSQILTHQQETVVTENSSSRVRTVQGMSEEGLPHGVADCRQTKLP; encoded by the exons GAAGTAACAGCCCTCCTGTCCAGAACAACGACGTCCAGCAGTCGCATCCAGGCCGATCCACCGGCAGATCCCACCATGGCCTTCTGTGTGGATACCACTTCCT CGGTCGGCAGTACAGGAAGATCAGGACGTCCCCAGGACTGGAGCGTTGACCACCAGCAGCCCGAGCCAGTGTCAGTGAAGGAGCGCTTGGCCATGTATCAGGCAGCAGTGAGCAAGAACGAGAGCAATAGTTCTACCTCTGCTACG atgatggatgagtcAGAGGCGTGTTCACTGCCTGGAGGCCTGGCTAGTGTGAAGAGACAGTTTGAAAACCAGGAGTTTGCCTCGTCCTCATCTCATTCCAGCGTCTCCCAGTTGCAATTCGAGCAGAGATCCTTCCAG GAGAAGAGGAGCTCCTCTTCACAGGTGACGGTGAGAAGTTGTGCCAGAGATGCTGTCCCCACCACAGCGCTCTTTCACGACCAACAAGAG ATGATCCAAGATGAACGAGTACATCATAACAATGTGGCCGCCACTTACGGGAACCATTGCAATGAAACAG TTATGCTCGTTGGAGGAGAGGACCTACCAAATGTCTCTGCTCAGGCTTTGAAGCAGCAATATGAGAAAACGATTGAGGAAGCTGCATCAGCCAAGGAAATCAAG GTTGATTTGGATTTCGACCAGTTTCAATGGGTTCCATTGAACACCTCAAAATCTTCAGTCACAAACTATGAAACTTCTGCTGCCTCAAAGACAACCATGGCCTCCTCATTTACATCTGGATCAGCAGCGGCTCATGAAGAGGTAGAACATTTCCCACCCCCACCTGCACACGTATTGCAGGAGACTCTGCAATCCAGTGCTTCTAGGTCCCAGGAACCAGCCTCTCAGCACAGGCAAGCAATTAATAGGGAGCAGCACTTTAAAAGCAAGGGTAAGGCTGAACTAAAGCGCCTCTACAAACATATTCATCCAGAGGTCCGCAAGAATCTGGAAGCCGATTACCTGAGTGAGCTCGGCGAAGCAGAAATGGAATGCGAGGAAATGGGGGACGTTCAGCAGGCTTGTTACATGTTTGAAAACGATTGCAATAGTCCATGTTCGAGTCCTGACAGAGACTCTGTGGAATGGGAGGAAATTCTCAAAGGTGAAGTTCAGTCTGTGCGCTGGATGTTTGAAAACAAGCCTCTGGATACAATCAAGGATGAAAGTCCAGATGAGAGCGAGGGGAAGAGCATTGCACATCAGGAAATCATCGCTGGTAAAGATGTGAAGTACACAGCGTGGATCTTTGAAACTCAGCCTATGGATGCCCTGGGGACGGACACGGCTGGCGAGGCCGAGGAGTCGCAAAAGTCAGCTGCTATGGCCAGAGGAGATGTGCGCACCGCAACGTGGCTTTTTGAAACACAGCCACTTGATTGTCTGAATAAGATCTATCATGAGGACGAGCAGGAAGCAGATGTTGTTGTCACCCGAGACATTGCCGGTGGAGATGTGAAGACCGCTAGATACCTCTTTGAAACCCAGCATCTGGATTCTTTAGGCAAAACTGAAACAATCAAGGAGAGCCACTTTCTGAACCTGAAGTCTGAGCTTGAGGAAATCAAGGGGGACGTGAAAACCACCACGCGCAAGTTTGAGACACAGCCAATGTGTGTGATCAGGGGTGACTCAGGAGAGATGTTGGAGGTCACCACTGTCCGCAGGGAAGAGACTGAGAAGGGAGACGTTAAGACATCGCGCTGGATGTTTGAAACACAGCCCCTTGATATGATAAACAAAGACCCTGCAAAGGTAAAACTTATATGTGGGATTTCAATGGAGGACAGCGTCGAATGTGGCGTAAACAGAGGTACGTGGCTTTTTGAGACAAAGACTCTTGACACGATCAATGATGAGGAGTGGGAGAGTTCCaggaaacaaaaggaagagataATTGGTGCCGATGTGAAGAAGCACTGTCAGGTATTTGAGACGCAGCCTATGGATACTTTGAAGGACAATGCCAACGCGAGGCCTGTAACTACAGAGGAGATTGTAGGGGGGGATGTTCGATCAGCAAAACATTTGTTTGAATCTGCACCTGCGGAAAACCTGAAAGACCTTTTAGAAGTGGGAAAGCTCAAGAAAATGGTGACatctgaagaagaaaagggtGATGTGAGGCATCAAAAATGGGTATTTGAAAGCCAGCCACTTGAGAATATacgggaggagaagaaagagatcATCAGGACTGTGAATGTCGAAGCTCTGGACAAAGGAGATGTGACCAATTATAAAGAAAGGTTTGAAGGTATGGATTTAAGCAAGTGCGAAGGAACACAAAGAATCCATGTTGAAGGTGTCACGAGTGGTTCTGTCAAATCCAACAGAGAGCTTTTTGAATCCACCCCGATGTACGCTATGCAGGACAGCTCTGGCCGTTACCATGAGTTAAAGACAGTGAGGCGTGAGGAGATTGTGAAGGGAGATGTGCACAGTTGCAGATGGATGTTTGAAACTCGTCCCATTGATGAGTTTGATGAAAGCATCGATAAATTCCAAATCATAAAAGGAATATCTAAGCAGGAAGTCCAGTCGGGGGACGTCAAAACTGCAAAGTGGTTGTTTGAAACACAACAGCTGGATGctattaaatattttaataattttgAGGATGAAGAACATGAAATTAAGGAAGGCACTGAAATTGAGAAAGGGGATGTGAAGACTTGTAGGTGGCTATTTGAGACCCGCCCATTGGATGGGTTGTATGACAAGGTGGAAAAGAATGAGGCTGACATCGAGGAAGTGGCAAAAGGTGACGTCAAAACCTGCACCTGGCTCTTTGAGACGCAAACACTCGACAACATACGGGATCATACAGAGTCTGAGACCATCCTCAAAACCTGCACTGTAAAGGAGGAAGATATCCAAGGGAAAGATGTGAGACTGGCTCGCTTTCTGTTTGAGACAGAGAATCTTGAAAACATTACGGGCGAGGACAGCAGTTCCTTTAGGAAGGTTACGGAAATTAATATCCAGTCGGGCGACGTTTCTAGGATGAAGTACATCTTTGAGAATCGCTCCTCTGATATCATGAGCTCCACTTCTGAGGAAACGATGCAACgattaaagctgcagcaggcGGAGGACATCCAGAGGGGAAACGTGGTCAACTGCACCTGGATGTTTGAGAATCAGCCAATGGATGAAATCCGGGAAGAGGCGAGGGATGTTCGCACCGTCACCGACGTACAAGGGGGCGACGTCGACAAAGGCCGCTTCATTTTTGAGACATATTCACTGGATCAGATTAAAGAGGAATCCTCTGATATGTCTAAACTCACCAGTATATttagggatgagagagagaaaggagacgtGAAAAACTATACGATGATGTTTGAAAATCAGCCGCTGTATGCCATCAGGGACAAAGAAGGCCACTACCATGAAGTAACTACGGTTACCAAGGAGGAAATAATGAGAGGAGATGTGGTGGGGGCCCGGTGGCTGTTTGAGACCAAACCGCTGGATTCAATCAGAGATTCAGAGGAGGTTTATGTAATTAATTCTGTGACTGAGGAAGGCATAAATAAAGGAGACGTCAGCTCTGCAAGGTGGAAGTTTGAAACGCAACCACTCGACGAAATTACAGATGAAATCAAAGTCAGATCAAAAACGGTCGCAGACATCCAGGGTGGTGACGTGAAGTCCAACAAAGAGCGTTTTGAGAGTGACGAAATGTCTCAAAAGTACATTAGAACTGTAAGTGTGAGCGAAATCCATAAAGGAGACGTAAGATCTGCCACTTGGATGTTTGAAACCCGCACAATTGACGAGATCCATGGCAAAGGAGTGGAGTATGATGGCATGGAGACAGTGACAAAAGAAGAGGTAATGAAAGGGGATGTCAAACAGTCTGTGTGGCTCTTTGAGAAGCAGCCCCTTGACAGTATCAAAGACAGTGATGGCACAGAAATCGTCGTCACAAAAGAGGAAATCCCACAGGCCGACGTTAAGACAACAACGTGGCTATTTGAAACTACTCCTTTCCACGATTTCAATGAGACCAAGGCGGAACAGAAAGAAATAATTGGCAAAAGCATCAAAGAGACACTTGAGGAGCTTTACTGTCAGAAAATGGTCGACTCACAGGGCATCCTAATTGAGGCCGATGAGATCGGCGATGTTCGCATGGCAAAGTATAAACTAATGAACCAGGAGGCTCCGCAAATCCAGAAAGAAGAGATTATTAGAGGAGATCTGAGCAACATAATGATGAACCTCCTGACCCGCAGGGAGATCTCTGAAAAGGGGATAACTATTGACAAGGAGGAGCGGGGGAACGTCAACAATACAGTGAAGCAACTTCTCAACCAGGAAAGGGGGATCAATATAGAGAAAGAGGAAATTATTGCCGGTGACATTCAAGAGGCCATAAGTAGTCTTCTCAGGAACGAGGGTTCCTCCAAGCATGGCATTTTAATTCAAGAGGATGAGAAAGGAGACGTTAAAATGACTGTCTATTCACttttaaataaaggagagaCCACTTGCGTGGAAAAGGAGGATATCATTCACGGCAATGTCAGCAGAACACTGCACCGTCTGCTATCCAGCACAGCGGAAgatgaatgtaaaaaaataagggTGGGAGACATGGAAAGGGGTAACGTCAGCTTTTATTCGACGTGCATTGAGTCTGGAGCTTTGGATTACTTGAAGCAGCTTCAGTGTGAACCCGATGAGTCCCAGGAAAAGGTGGAAAAGGAGTGCATTATTGGCGGTGATATAGAAGGGACTAAAATATTGCTGCGGAAGAATCAGCAGGAGATTGGTCGCACCGTAGCAGAGGATGACATTGTTCCTGGTGATGTACACAACACTGTCAAAGTCTTTATAACTGAGCCTGCTGTTACCTACAAAAACTTAGAGAAACAGGATATTGTTAAAGGTGACCTATGTGCAGCCCTGGATTCACTGACCCAAGCTATCAACCAGAAAGTAGTAATAGAGAAAGAGCAGGTGGTGAAAGGAGACATACCGAGCACTTTGAAGTGTCTGGAAGAGGCTCAACATCAGGCCAAAGAAATGGAAAAGCCAGAAATTGTCAGGGGAGACATCAGAGGTGCTCTTCAGTCACTAGAGAAATCTGTGAGCAGCAGTGTGGAAGCTACTATTGAGGATTTAGTGGCAGGCGATGTCAAAGGGACACTGAAATCCCTTGAGGAGGCAAAGAAAGTTGTGAAAGAGGTTGAAAAAGAGGACATAGTCAAAGGTGATATCCTCACTGCCATGCAAAGTTTACATGAGCTATCTAGCGAGAAAAAGCTGTATCAACATCAAGTTAGCGAACAAGGGGATGTTAAAGGCACCATCCAGCTCCTGTTAGAACCAACCACAACAGACGGGGGGGAAACAACACAAGTGGAAAAAGAGGAAGTAGTTAAAGGCGATGTTCAAGGGGCCATAAAATGCCTAATGCAAAGAAAACAGCACTCAAATCCAAAACGCATGCATCCCCCAAAGAAAGCAAAAGTGCCTGTGAGAAATCCATCAACTGTAAAGCAAGTGGGGCATGAATACTTACATGAAgcaaagagtgagagtgtgGCAGGCAATCCAGCCCCCGCTGTGAAAAACCTTTCTCAGAGCAGTGAGTCACACGAGCACACGCAGAGGCACAACGAAAGGAAATCGGTGAAAACACAAGTAACAACCCAAGAGGATTGCGCTGTCACTATAGCCAAAGCACACAATACAACTGGGGTTTCACAAAAAAAGAGCATAAAAGAAGAGCAACTGAAAGCACCACCTCCACAGAAAATTCAAGTTGCTAAACGCATCGCGGGAAAAAATAAGCCAATTCCCATCCACGATCAAATGCAGTCTAAAAGCACTGATGGGAATTTGGTTCAAGAGGTTCAAAATACATCACAGATGAATATTTCAAACAAGCAAATATGCGAGACAAAGACAGTGAAGCAGGTGCAGACGACAGTGATTGAGAAAAGTGTCAGGCATAAGGAAAATGTCACGGTGTCAGAGCAAATGtctcaaaaacacacagaaaagaaaGCTTTCACTCAAAAACAAAGTTTCAAAAATATGAAGAGCGAGTACCGTAATCTTGATATGATGAGGAAAGGTGTGATTACAGAGCCAAAGCCAGAGATTAATTTCCCCCCGCCTCCATCTTCACCACCTCCGCCCTCTGAGTCCgagctctccctccctccaccaccaccgcccATGCTCGAGAGCCCAACGTCCTCTCAGCCTTCTACTATGAGGCAGGACATCGACCTGCCCCCTCCGCCACCTCCTCTTCCCATGGAGGGTGAGGTAGAATTCttcccaccaccacctcctacACTGTCTGAAGATTTTCTCCCTCCGCCTCCCTCACAGCAAGAACTTAATGCAATGCCTCGACTCACTCCTACAAAGCCCGCCAGTAGGCCTTTATTTAAAGTGCCTCAACCACCGGAGACACAGAAGCAGCCTGTGCACTGCACACCCAAATGGCAGAGAAAGCAGCCAACTCCTGCACTGTCACAGCTCCGCTCTGATCAGGCATCTACCACATCAACAGTCTGCAAAAAGGAAACTAAAGTTGAAGAGAAAAAGGAGTCAGTACAGCAGATTGAAACCGTAAATCAAACCGAATCTGAGGTTGTGACGAAAAACACCCCAGTTGCAAAACCAGTGCAGGGGAAAAGCCCAAAACCTCCCAAAAAAGTATTTGTGCCTCCCATAAAACTTCCCCCAACTCCCGAACCGGTACCTGCATCAAAGCCGAGACCGTACGCGTGCAAATTTAAAACACCCCTCATGCTGGCAGAGGAAAGGTACCGCCAGCAGaaaatggagaaagaaaaaacagaaacaagcaCTGTCACAACTCCCATTTCCCCTCCAATTAATATACTTCCCTGCGCTGCAAGTGCTGATCTTTGTGCAGCACAGAACACAGAGAAAGATGTGGTCACTGAAGTGACAAAAGCTGCAAtggaagaaacaaaaacagtttcCAGAGGGGCTATATCAGCTCAAGAAATGCTTACAAAGAAAGCTGCCTCCCAGATCCCTATGAGCAAGCCTTTAACTGCACCGGCAAATAAGAAATCAGTCCCCGCATCTTCCAGTGTGTCTGTAGATAAAAAGCATATTTCAAGCGAGCAATCCTGTGAAAAAACGCTGACCTCAGCCGATGTCAAAAAGTGTCAGACTACACCAGAGAATCAGCCTGTGCTTTCCCCCCATTATGAGGTTTCAAACAACGATGTGCACTCCAGCTCAAGTGTTGTCACTTCCTCAGTCTCAGAACAGCAGCGGTTTATTAAGAAATCTAGCACAAAGTCCATCACTGCTGCACAGAGCACCGTCCTGGAAAATGGGCTGTTTCAGAGCCAGGCACAGAAATCTGAAGACACACAGAACACAAACCTGCCCCTCACACACCAGGGAAAAATCAGTTCCTCCCAGTCCCAACCCAGTAAAATTCCCAAAGTAACTCCAAGCTTTAAGGTCAAAACCTTCAAGGTGCCAACTGAAAAAAAGGAAGATAAATGTGGCATTTTGGGACAAAAGGAATCAGTGAAGAGTTTAATACATTTACAGCAAGGGAAATGCAGTGTGACACAGAGAACTGACACAAAGGTGAATGTGGAGAACAGTCAGGTGACATCAGCGAGTGCCGAGTTGAAACCTGAAATGAAACTAAACAAGAAAAGTCAGATGACACTTCCCATAAAAGAAGCTGAGTTGGAACTTCACGTGAAAAAGGGAATGCAGGTGTCCAAGAATGAGACCAAGGCAAACCCGTCACCATCCGTTACCGCTTTAATTCCTAAGATGGCAAAGATAACAAATGCAGCAGCTCATCAAGGACACAGCCATGTATCTGTCTCTCACAGCCAGCAGAGCATGAAGACGGAACACAAGGAGGTGGCGGTGACTGAGAGAGTGGtgcagcaggaacatcagcgGCAGGAAGCTGTGCAGATGCACACGCGGCAAATAACGCTACAAGCAGCAGAATcaaacaaaatgcaaataaaggcaGCAAAGTCCAAAGATGGGCCTAAGGAAATGTCTCTGAAAGGAAAGGGGAAAATTGTCCGTAAAGACAGGGTTAATTCAGAAGAAATCACAGATTTAGAGAAATATAACGTGATACAGAATCTGCTCAAACACATTGAAGAGCTCGAGGGCACGCCAGGCAAAGTAGACCCCAGCACTGTCATGATGATTATAACTCAAATCCCTGACTGGGTGATGggcctggaggaaaaaaagaacttAAGTGAAATTGCTAAAAAGCAAAGTaataaaaagctgaaagaaaTGATGGGCTATGTGAAAAGAATCGTGCAGGCGAAGCTTCCAGTTTTAGCTGACAACCTGACGGCCATGGAAAATCAGGAAACGGAACAGGAAAAACCACTGCCACCCCCACCAGCTCCTCTAACCCTGGAAAAGAAAGTTCTCAGTGGAGCGACACTATCAAAGAGCAGCATTGGATCCTCTAAAACTGAAATAAAGGTCTTGGAGGAGAAACAGTCCCTTCAGCAGTGCAGAGTGCACCAGCAGGCGGATCCAACAGTGTCCTCCCCGTTAATGAGCATTCGCTCTCCGTCACCCACTTTTATCAGCATCGAGTCGAGGAAAGTGGACTCACCGGTCCGGTCGACTCCGCCACCCTACAAATCAGTTGGGACGCCTCCTCCTCGTAAATCATTCACGCCCACGCCCTCCTTCAGCAGAGCCACCCCTTCTCCCACCCTCAGCCGATCAGAGAAGCCGATGAAACCGAAAGATAGCGCTGCAAATGTCAGCCACGGTGTGACTCCTCCACCTCCCGTGGTGGTTCTGGAGCCTTTTGTAGCAGACACAGAGCAGTCAATGACATTCGGCCACAGGGAGACTCACGCAGAAGAAAATGAGCAAGAACGGACCGATGTTTCAGAAATGGTGGACTCCATGGCCACCGTGAAGGACAAAAAGTCTTTCTTTGAGGAGGCACAAAAGGCTGAGGTCAACAAGGTGTACATCCGAAAGGACCCCATTGATATTCCCGAGCGTTTGGCGCCTGACATTGAGGAAGGAAATGTGCCGATAGACCTTCTAAAAGAGGACCTCCCCAGAGTTGACTTGTCTAAGCTGGTTAATCGGTTTGAATCCCCACAGCCTCAAGTCTACACCAGAAAAGAGCCTATTGTGATTTCAGAGAGGCTGGGAAGTGACACAGAAGATGCAGAGACCAACCCGCAAACTCCCAGAACAGAAGACGTCCCGATGTTCACAGTTAAAGCAATAAAGGATGTATTTGAGACGGGTGAGCACAGCTCCCAGGCAGCTAGAGACCTTAGAGAACAGATAGAGAGAAGAGAATCCGAGTCCGTATATTCCGAGCCGGCCGGTCACTCTGAAACAACAGCGGTCAACGAGCATTTCTGCAGCATCGACGATTTCGGAAACATCACGAGGGGGGCGAGGAATGCGGTGCATTCGGGGACCTCCCTGACCCACGTTAACCCTCCGTCCTATGCTGATGTGGTGAGGGGCAACGTGGAAGCCGTGCCTGCAGATGCCTCCACCGAGGAACTGTTGAGAAACTTCCAGCAGTCGTGGGCACAGAGCCAAGGAGTTTTCCAGAACCTAGGCTTCAGCGTCACGGAGCAGCGGACTTCACAGATCCTAACACATCAACAGGAGACTGTTGTGACGG AGAATTCGAGTTCCAGAGTCCGAACTGTGCAGGGCATGTCGGAAGAGGGTCTACCCCATGGAGTCGCTGATTGCAGACAAACAAAGCTTCCATAA